A stretch of Dietzia lutea DNA encodes these proteins:
- a CDS encoding crotonase/enoyl-CoA hydratase family protein has product MTDSAGFENRPAVRTERRDHVLLAILDRPEARNAVNGEVSTLLGRALHEADTDPEIRAVVVTGAGEQSFCAGADLKAISRGEDIFPADNREWGFAGMMQQYVSVPVIAAVNGTALGGGCEIALACDLVVAAEHAVFGLPEVKRGLIAAAGGAFRLPAQLPHRVAMEMLLTGEPISADRALELHLVNRVVPADRLLNEALELAAVIAANAPLAVQGTKRVALGISDGARPSEADRWKVSDTEMITVMTSEDAAEGPRAFAEKRAPVWKAR; this is encoded by the coding sequence ATGACCGACTCCGCTGGCTTCGAGAACCGTCCCGCCGTCCGCACCGAGCGCCGCGATCACGTGCTGCTCGCGATCCTCGATCGCCCCGAGGCCCGCAACGCCGTCAACGGCGAGGTGAGCACCCTGCTCGGGCGGGCACTGCACGAGGCCGACACCGATCCCGAGATCCGCGCCGTGGTCGTGACCGGCGCGGGCGAGCAGTCGTTCTGCGCGGGCGCGGACCTCAAGGCCATCTCCCGCGGCGAGGACATCTTCCCCGCCGACAATCGCGAGTGGGGCTTCGCCGGGATGATGCAGCAGTACGTGTCGGTCCCGGTGATCGCCGCCGTCAACGGCACCGCACTGGGCGGGGGCTGCGAGATCGCGCTGGCCTGCGACCTCGTGGTGGCCGCCGAGCACGCCGTCTTCGGCCTGCCCGAGGTCAAGCGGGGGCTCATCGCGGCCGCCGGCGGCGCGTTCCGGCTGCCCGCCCAGCTGCCGCACCGCGTGGCGATGGAGATGCTCCTCACCGGCGAGCCGATCTCCGCCGACCGCGCCCTCGAGCTCCACCTGGTCAACCGCGTCGTGCCCGCCGACCGCCTGCTCAACGAGGCGCTCGAGCTGGCCGCGGTGATCGCGGCTAACGCCCCGCTGGCCGTGCAGGGCACCAAGCGCGTCGCGCTCGGCATCTCTGACGGGGCGCGCCCTTCGGAGGCCGACAGGTGGAAGGTCAGCGACACCGAGATGATCACCGTCATGACCTCGGAGGACGCCGCCGAGGGGCCGCGCGCGTTCGCCGAGAAGCGGGCGCCCGTGTGGAAGGCGCGCTGA